GGGGGAGGCCGGCATGCATCCTTTTGTGCGCCGCAGCCTGGGTTTTATGGGAAGCCAGCCTGATTACGCAACGGCGGACTTTGTCTTGTTCGGTGTACCCATGGATTTCACCGTCAGTTTTCAGCCCGGTTCCCGTTTCGGCCCGCAGGCCATCAGGAATGTGTCAGAGGGGCTGGAGGAGTACAGCTTTTACCAGCACCGTTCCCTGGAGGAAGTGCGGTTCTTCGATGCCGGCGATGTGGACTTGCCCTTTGGCAACGTGAAGGCCAGTTTAGCACGCATTGAGGCAGTGGCCCAAGCCTGTCATGGGGATCGCAAGATCCCCATCGCTTTAGGCGGTGAACACCTGGTTACTTTGCCGCTGGTGCAAGGGGCGAAGGCTTTTTTCCCGGACCTGGCTGTGTTTCATTTTGACGCTCACGCCGACCTTAGGCAGGACTACCTTGGGGAGGAGTTGTCGCACGCCACGGTCATGTATCAAGTGGCCGGC
The Clostridia bacterium genome window above contains:
- the speB gene encoding agmatinase; its protein translation is MHPFVRRSLGFMGSQPDYATADFVLFGVPMDFTVSFQPGSRFGPQAIRNVSEGLEEYSFYQHRSLEEVRFFDAGDVDLPFGNVKASLARIEAVAQACHGDRKIPIALGGEHLVTLPLVQGAKAFFPDLAVFHFDAHADLRQDYLGEELSHATVMYQVAGLVGPENVYQFGIRSGTAEEYSFGKNNTNFFAHRVLEPLRGVVADWDGRPVYVTVDIDVVDPAFAPGTGTPEPGGCSSQEILEALLLVMKLPVVALDIVEVLPDKDVSQRTALLAAKLVREALIGLQLRKEKTFDK